One part of the Candidatus Bipolaricaulota bacterium genome encodes these proteins:
- a CDS encoding S-adenosylmethionine:tRNA ribosyltransferase-isomerase yields KCTVEIPLGMEELEEMGEMPLPPYIKGKVDKETAEMYQSVFAKEKGSVAAPTAGLHFTEEMLAGMKRKGIEVVYITLHVGIGTFMPIRSRVVEEHKMEAEFYEVSEEAAGKINEASGKANIIAVGTTTIKTLESSSSGGVVKAGSGWSDLFIYPGYKFKSPITAILTNFHLPKSTPLLLVSAYAGKDAIMKAYDEALRNNYRFLSFGDAMLIMDKNV; encoded by the coding sequence CAAATGTACTGTTGAAATCCCTCTTGGCATGGAGGAGTTAGAGGAAATGGGGGAGATGCCTCTCCCGCCTTACATAAAGGGAAAAGTTGATAAAGAAACGGCTGAGATGTACCAGAGCGTCTTTGCGAAAGAGAAAGGCTCTGTCGCTGCGCCTACTGCGGGGCTGCATTTCACAGAGGAGATGCTTGCCGGGATGAAAAGGAAAGGTATTGAGGTAGTTTATATTACTCTCCATGTGGGAATAGGGACATTTATGCCGATTCGCTCGAGGGTAGTGGAAGAGCATAAAATGGAGGCAGAGTTTTATGAGGTCAGCGAAGAGGCAGCCGGAAAAATTAACGAGGCGAGCGGAAAGGCAAACATAATTGCCGTTGGGACAACGACCATAAAAACACTCGAAAGTTCGTCTTCGGGCGGAGTGGTGAAAGCGGGGAGTGGATGGAGCGATTTGTTCATATATCCCGGCTACAAATTCAAATCTCCGATAACTGCAATTCTGACCAACTTCCATCTCCCGAAGTCAACTCCGCTTCTGCTTGTGAGTGCATATGCAGGGAAAGATGCAATCATGAAAGCTTATGACGAAGCGTTGAGAAATAACTATCGCTTTTTGAGCTTCGGGGATGCAATGCTGATAATGGATAAAAATGTTTGA